From Triticum aestivum cultivar Chinese Spring chromosome 4A, IWGSC CS RefSeq v2.1, whole genome shotgun sequence, a single genomic window includes:
- the LOC123085521 gene encoding cardiolipin synthase (CMP-forming), mitochondrial produces MPSSIATHLLKAAAAKPLFSPRAAQIPALPRPPAARRPPAPATAACRWFRWPSPARGLCSSPHSGSAEGMGSDGTGARRRLPPANGVSKEGAPPQPVPPRLLTLPTVLTIGRVAAVPFLISTFYMEGPWAATATTGIFLAAAITDWLDGYIARKMHLGTPFGAFLDPVADKLMVAATLVLLCTKPLETSLLTNGPWLLTVPSIAIIGREITMSAVREWAASQNTQVLEAVAVNNLGKWKTATQMTALTLLLASRDPSLHVQGALVPPGVALLYASAGLAIWSLVVYIRNIWRILLK; encoded by the exons ATGCCCTCTTCCATCGCCACCCACCTCCTCAAAGCCGCCGCCGCAAAGCCCCTCTTCTCCCCCCGCGCGGCCCAGATCCCCGCGCTCCCccgcccgcccgccgcccgccgcccccccgcgcccgccaccgccgcctgcCGCTGGTTCCGGTGGCCGTCGCCCGCGAGGGGGCTCTGCTCCTCGCCGCATTCCGGCTCTGCCGAGGGGATGGGATCTGACGGCACGGGGGCCAGGAGGCGGCTGCCGCCAGCCAACGGTGTGTCCAAGGAAGGGGCGCCGCCGCAGCCCGTCCCGCCCAGGCTGCTCACGCTGCCCACCGTGCTCACCATTGGCCGCGTCGCCGCCGTCCCGTTCCTCATAAGCA CTTTCTACATGGAAGGTCCTTGGGCAGCAACTGCCACAACTGGCATCTTCCTTGCTGCAGCAATCACTGATTGGCTAGATGGTTATATCGCGAGAAAG ATGCATTTGGGAACACCTTTTGGTGCATTTCTTGATCCTGTGGCCGACAAG CTTATGGTAGCTGCAACACTAGTGTTGCTGTGCACCAAACCTTTGGAAACTTCACTGCTCACGAATGGACCATGGCTTCTGACAGTTCCTTCCATTGCCATCATTGGGAGAGAG ATCACAATGTCAGCTGTTAGAGAGTGGGCTGCGTCTCAGAATACCCAAGTTCTTGAG GCTGTGGCAGTAAACAATTTAGGGAAGTGGAAGACAGCGACACAGATGACAGCATTGACTCTGCTCCTTGCCAGCAGAGACCCGAG TCTACATGTACAAGGTGCTCTAGTCCCCCCTGGTGTCGCGTTGCTCTATGCATCTGCTGGACTTGCCATATGGTCCCTAGTGGTGTACATCAGAAATATATGGCGGATACTTCTAAAATAG